DNA sequence from the Rattus rattus isolate New Zealand chromosome 2, Rrattus_CSIRO_v1, whole genome shotgun sequence genome:
GACCTGGAAACTGAATGCTGTAAGAGGGTCACAGATCTGAGGGAGGGGCCATAGCCATGGCTTGAATATATGGGGGCTCAAAGGAGAGAAGTTTGCGCAAGCTTGGTAAGAGCATGTTGAGTATGTTCACGGGATAGCAACAAGACCGCCTCTCAACAGACTTGACTTGCCCTTTCCCTCTGGAACCTCATCCCCAGCTCTTGTGACATCCTTCAGTGTGTGAGAGCCTCCAGGTATCCTTTCATAGCTCTGAAGCCCAGATGTGGCCCACTCAACCCCCACAAGGTGAGATATGGCCCTCTCTCTTCCTAGATGCAGATTCTATAGGTCTGAAGAACATATAGCTCAGACCACCTAAAGCCCTGCTGGCTTGCCTCCATCCAGCATTTTTCTCACAGCCAAGGCCTTCCTCAACATTTAGTTCTGCCTGCCCTGTGCCTAGCACAGTCTGAGGTCTTGATCCACATATCTCTTTTCTGATCTCTTGGGAATGCCCGGATTCTACACCTTTCCCCAGAAACCCCTGCTTAAGCTACCTACCACCTAGTGTTCCTGgctccccactctccccatagACTGCAAGACTgcattcccttcccccacaggATTACAGATTCTTAGGATTAAAGGAGACCATATGTAGGCTGGGTATTTAATGGATGGAAAGCACCCGTTGGCCTTTCTTGCCCTTCTGTCCCACCCTTCTGCTTGAATATCCAAAGAGGAtgatgtctctctctcctcttatgGGCTACAGAACCCACTAAAGGAACTGGTTGTCGGGGATCCAGCGGGACTATCCCCCTGAGGCCTGCGAATTCCTTCTTCACTCCACCATGAAGCATGGCTCCAGTATAGCCCTCCCCACCATTCTCACCTGGATCATGTAGAGCTGGGCCACTTGGTACTCGTCCAGGCTCATGGGCAGCAAGATGTGGTACTCCTTGATAAGCATCCTGAAGCCGCTCCGCTGACCGTGTGCGGCCTCTGCTCCTCCTAGCGCAGGGTACCGCGCGGCAGTCAGTGCAGGGCGGTGGTGCGCGGTACCGAGCCCTGCACGCCTGCAGAGGGGCTCGGGCCGCGGAACCCCATGCTTGGGCCCGCCGCGGGGGAGGCAGAGGCGAACCCAGTGTCGCCTCCCGCGCTGCTGAGCCCAGAGCAGCAGAAAGGCTCAGAGCTGACCTCTTTTCCACGTagcccccgccccccgcccgcCCGTCGTCATGGCAACCGCGCACTGACGCGGCCCCCCAGAGCGGCGGATGCGAGCCGACACACCGCAAGGCCATCCTCGCATCTTCACTGCGTCCGCGTCCAGCGCTTACCAAAACAGCATCCCTCCGGACCGCGCCTGGCTTCCAAGACCAGAACCTTAGGGACCCGCCCCCTTCATCACTTCATCCCCCGAAGTCGGTGGGGTTCCGTGTACTTCACTCCTAGACGTCCACCTAGACCCATGTCCACCAAGGTGTCTCTCTGGAAGCAGCCCTCATGAGCCTGTGCAACTCTACTAATGCTAACTTACCTTATGGCACCAGAAAAAAATCTCCGTGCgggccaccccctcccacctgctTTCACCACTCTAGCCGGGACGCGGGTCCTGAACTGTATGTACCCTTGGTCTTCACCGACTTTCCATTCGTCCTTACAGCCACTCCATCATCTTCCCACGAAGTTGCCCATTCCAGGCTGGTGCAGGAGCGGTCCACTGGTATCCCTTCTGGCCTCCGCCCTGGGAGGCCCATTCTGCCCACCTGCGTCCCGGCCTGGCGCCACAGTTCCGCTGCAGACACCCCTTCCACCCCCACCTCGCACCCAGCAGGCAGGCGAGAGGCCCTGTCCTCACTTCCCTCTGCTCCGCGTCCCTGGAGCCAGGCGCGCTCTTGATCTGCCCGCTCACCAACGTCCCCGCTCACCTCTAGCTTTTGGTGGGCGCCCCTCACCCGACCCAGGCAGGGGCGGCCGGCCACAAGGTGGGAGTTCGTTGTACCCCCAGTCTCGGCCTCGGATTCCAGACGGAGCCCGACCCTCTGGAGGCGCGGAGCCGGCCCATAGCCCCGACCTTTTTCCCCCAGTCTGTCCGCCGGCGCCCCTGCTGTCCCTCCCCGCCGCGTCACTGCGGCCGCCCCGCCCCCTTCCTGGGCTAGTCCTCCCCACCCCGGCAGGGTCGGGGGCAGCCCCGCCCGCGGTGCAGCAGGGCTggtccctgccttccttcttcaaGGCAGACTGGGAAGTGGCCGGTCTCCAAATGCCAGTTCTTTATTTCTGTACTGTCTGTACACCCCAAAGACTCTCGGTTTCATTTCCCACCTGGGCCCAGCCAGGGCAGCCCTCCTGGCTGGATCCCAGGTTAGAGGAAATGCTGTACCCCAGTTAGACAGAAGTTGGAAGCTCTCACTTGCTTCTGCCTAGGGTTGGCATTACAGGGTTACTTAGCTACATAGAGGGGTGGAGGCCATCCCCTTAATGGAGCCCAAGTCCTTCTCTACTATGTCTGCTAGGTTCTCAAATTTGGCCACCCATCTAACTGCTCCGACTCTGTATAAGGCTGAGACACCCATAGCTGGCTCACGGAGCCACACCCAGCCTGGTGGAAGTTGTCGGGACAGTGGATTGCAGGTGCTGGGGGGAAGGGAGCCTCTAACTGCCTCCCTAAGGAGTCAGAGACCTGGCGAATCCGGAGCCTTCCAAAGATAGTTTCAAGTGGAGGGTAGTGTAGGGGCATTAGGGCATTCAAAGGTGAGACTTCGGTGAACTGGTATCTCCACCCTGCCAGGCATGCCTGCCAATCCAGAGCAAGGGCCCTTCAGGCTCAGCTGCCCAACAGTACCTCCAGCTGTGAAGGCAGCCAAGGCCCTACACTGCCCTCTGGTGGCACCTCCCTATGCAGACTTCCCCACCACTGGTGCTCGGGCCTTTCAGCTACTCCCCCAGCAGGAAGGCACAGAGCTGGAGGTGGCAAAGGACAGGGTGGGAAGGCATAGGTTCAAGCAGGCTTCCCCCAGAGGAATCACACACAGAAAGGCTCAGAGCCGAGAGAATGGCTCCAAatcatcttttatttatataaaaagggCATATTTAGTAAAAGACACACCAAAAAAAGAGTCGGCTGTGGCCCCAGAGATGAGGCAGGGAGGCCTTCTGCACCCCTGTTGGAGAGGGAGGAGGCGGCCTGGACTAAGAGTTAAGGAGTAAGTGCCATGTGGTGGGACCACAGAGAGGAAgctccagttagatcagcactgTGAGCAGGTCACAGACGGGACTCACGGTGGCCTCTCAGCACTCCTGCAGAGGGAGAGACCAGTCTGTACAGCCAACTGGATGAAGAAGATCTGCTACCTGGTTCCTGAAAGGCGCCCACCAAGGGACACAGGACAGGAAGCCCAGGATAGGAAGCAACTTGGGGCAAAGGCCAGGGAGAAGCAGGTGCTCTGCAGTGGCCGGAAAGGTCCCAACGGAGAGGTCAAGGTGCTTCCTGTTACGTGCGGGCATTGCGTTCTGTCTCTGCCAAGCACTCTCTGACTAGTGCCCGAGCATGGATGATAcctggggtggggcggggtgagGATGGGGACGTAAGAAGCAGGGCCTCAGAAACCTCCCACAGTCACCCTGCAGAGCAGACACTCCCCCACCCTTCATGGTTCAGCAAGATCACCCCTAATCTAGTGTGGCTGGATGAGATTAAGGGTTTGGCTAATTCTCACATTCACCCTGAGTTCCCGAGCACCTTCTTGGACACTGACTCAAGTTCATTTCAAACACCTTCCTGGACAGGTTCTGTTCTAATCTAGGCTGGCCCAAATGTCCTGTACTGACTCTAGATATCCTCCATCCTTACTGAAATGTCTTAATATTCATAATTCTTAATGTCTGTGTCCTGGGCAGAACAAGGGTGGGCTTTGGCTTCACTACCTCTCTTCAGGCGCTCCATGGCACTCTTGCTACCAGCATAGGTGGGTCGGATCTCTTTGCCCATCTCCTCTATGACAGACAGCAGGTCCGTGTAGGTGCTCTGAGAGCCCTGGGAACCCGGTGGCTTCATTGCCTGtgtcaaaagaaaatacagatgtGACCTCAGACCCCGAGGGCATCTCCTATCCTTATCCATAAGGAAGCTCTTAGCCACACTCACCTGTACATACCCCATGGAGGGCGGTCCAAAGTCGTTAAACAGTGGTCTGAAAGGAGCTGCAGCTCCTGGCACTGAGCCCGATGGCGATGGGACACTTCCGGCTGCAACGACACGAGTAAGAGATTAGAGTGTGACAAGGACCTCCTTACAGATTTCTAAGCCCAGGACCGTTTTCCTGACTACCTCCAAAGGCATGCTTCTTCATTCCACTCTGAACAACTTCAGAGACACACTCCTCCCCCTTGCGCTCCACCTACAATCTCTACGTGACCACGCCCACTTCTCAGGCTAGCAAACTGAGGCTGAGCCAGGCTCGCCTAGCAGGCCCTGTATTGCAAAACTCGAGCCGTTTCTGTACAAGACCTCGACTGCCCGAATAAGACGAGCAACGGTGGAGTTGGCGCCTCACCTGTAGGGACCGGGGTGCCTGGCCCGGGGGTGCTGGAGCCGGGGGTACTGCTGGGGGCGGGCGCGATAGGTTTGTAGGACATCCCAACTCCTTAGTGCGGCGGCCGCCAGCCGGCCGCTCCTCTGGGGTTGGCTGTCCGGCAGCTCAGCCGCACTCTGATTGGCAAGCGATCTGCACGCCCCTGGTAAATAGAGCTCCGGCCGGAAGGGCGGGCGGGCACGACCGTTCCTCACTCTCGATTGGTGTGCTCAGCTGTCACTCGAGCCTCCTCATTGGCTGAATCTTGCCCCTGCAGGCCGCAACCGCTTCCGATTGGCCTCCACCTTCCGGACCTCGCACCTGTCTGCCCCGGATTGGGCGGTGACCGCCGTCCTCCTCAATTGGCGAGTTCGGGGCCCGGGGCCGGCGCGCTTTCAATCCGATTAGTCCCGAGGTCCGAGAGGCGGGGCCTCGACAGCGGGCCAGTCTGGTCCCCGCGGTTTGCTCCGGTAGTGTGTGGCCGGCCGCCGAACACACTTAGTTCTCACCGCCTCGTGACTTCCCTCCGCTGTGGACTCCCAAGGCCACGGCTCCCCCAGTATGAACCCTCCGCCCTACCCCGAGCGTTTTACGTCACCTTTAACCGGTTCAGTGCCCCCCCTTCGCCTCTGCGCACGCGCGCGCCTCAGGCCTGTATTTGTTCCCATGGCAACGGTTCCTTCACCAAAGGCTTTACCAAGCTCTTTCTCTAGGTTGGTTTACACCTTATGTCTAGTAGGCAGGTGGGTACAAGGCAGCTGACGACACTGCTCGAGACCTGAACCCTAAGTCTCCCACCTTCTCCACTGAAGGACTGCGTTAGGTCAAGTCAGGACCCGGGTCAAGATCTTGGCTAAAGTCTCAGCACCTCATTGATGGTTTCCTCCTGGGTTCTCCTTTTAGCGGGTTGGATGggattgagacaaggtctcaagtaGCCCTGTCAGAACGCGAACTCcctgtgtagtcaaggatgaccttgaattcctgatgctctgtctcccaaatgctgaggaTTACAAGCACTCGCCACAGATTCTTGTCTTAATATGCTTCAGTTTCCTCGTATGGAACATGAGGATAATAATACCTGGACGATAAACTAGGAAGTGggcagagaaatagagaagagagTCGGCCCTAAATGGGTGGAAGCACAGTTGATTATTGTTCTGACTTCAATAATGAAACTCCCACCTGGGTCTGGCCATCTCGTTCCTATTTCCTTGAAATCaattcactttaaaataaaattaaaaaaaagatctattggggttggggatttagctcagtggtagagcgcttgcttagcaagtgcaaggccctgggttcggtccccagctccgaaaaaaagaaccaaaaaaaaaaaaaaaagatctattttgtGTATATTCCTGCATCTATGTCTTCAGAATTGCTGAGCCATGCCTTTAGCTCcaactctctttttaaaaaaagaagaaaaaagcggctgcagagatggcttagcaggaaagaaggcaggctgctcttctagaggacccaggttagaaTTTGCAGCATTTACACAGTGCCTCAGAACCATTTGTAACTGCATTTCCAGTGGGcccaatgtccttttctgttcTTAGTGGACACTAAGCaaacatgtggtacacaaacatacagtcAGGGAAAACACCctagacatatatatattttttttttttctgagagagggtctcactatctAGCTCTGGTTAACCTGAAACtcaatatatagaccaggctggccttaaactcaccgagatcctcttctgcttcctaagtgctttgattaaaggcatgtaccaccactctCAACTAAATAAATCTCCCTTTTTAAGACTAAAGGCCAAAAAGATGCCTCAGCGGTTACGAGTGCTGACTGTTAAAagttttgagttcaattcccagcaaccacattgtggctcacaaccatctttaatgggatccaatgccctcttctggtgtatctgaagacagcaacagtgtactcaaatacataaaataaatctttaaacaccaaaaccaaacaataaaaaactccttaaattaaaaacaaaaccctggctTTTAGTCATGCCTCTTTAGAATTCTGTAGTGAGTAATTAAAATATCGACTGGGGATGGTGGTGAGAGTTTGTAACATCAACTGAGGCTGGAGATCATGAAGTCAGTGCCGGTTTCTtcccctcaaaaataaaagttctggTCAGGTCACCCAAGATAACCCCCAAGTGTGCCAATGAGACTGCACTGAGGGAAAGGCTccagtgggtgggtaggagtgtgTGAAGAGGAGCTTCTGTAAAACACTCCTTTTAGGAATGCCCCAGTTCCCCTTCATTCAGCCTTAAGCCTTCCTGCTTTCTCCGTTGCTCCATATGTTCACCGCGTGGGGCTGAGTAATATCCAAACGAAACAAAATACCACAGCCTGCGTCGTTTAAATCGAGAAGATTATTTTTGCACAGCTCAGGGGCTAAAAGTCTGAGGTCAGAGCACCAGCCTCCTGGATTCCCGGTGTGGGCTTTCTTCCTGACCTCACACAGGGTTTCTAGGTAAGAGTCCTGCCCTTTGACCTTtatttttcacttcttccttagAGACCTTCCTCCAGATTCAGCCTCAGTGAGAACTAGGGGTGCACATGTGCGTTTAAGGGAACGCACAAGCGTTCAGCTCTAAGCATCTGGGGGAAGTGAGAGTGGGCTGAACACTGTACTGAAGTGATTTTGGATGGTCCTCCTCCTTAGAGAGTGGATCCTCCCTGAGAAACAGGGTGTGTCCCGAAGGTTAGAGCTGACAGCTGCAGCCTACCCAAAGACCAGACTCTGCTCACTAGGGGGAAACTGGCAAAGGCCTCTTGCCCTGTTTACCAGGGGGAGCCTTCCCCAGcctgtaattgtgtgtgtgtgtgtgtgtgtgtgtgtgtgtgtgtgtgtgtgtgatacatagatgggagtgggtgggtgctAAAGTCCATGTGTATAAttgaggaggtcagagaagaatATCCGGTGTTTTCATCTACTGCTGTTTGCCTCACTGCCTTGAAACAGGGTGTGTCATTGAACCAGAAGTTCACATTTCCACTGGCCAGGGACCTCTCCAGTTCTACCCCAGGCCCTAAATTTTGGGGTCAGAGGAACATtcaaccatgcctggctttattaCCTCAATGTTCAACTacggattcaaactcagatcctcctgcttgcAGAATAAACATCCTTATCCCAGTCcttggggtttgtgtgtgtttgtttttgagacaagatttttgCTAAATAGCTCAAGCTAGACCTGAACTCATAGcagtgcctctgcctcttaagctTGGCTTACAGTGTGAGTCACCCAGCCTACCTGCATTTTGGGAACCTTCCAGAATGGCATCGTCCAGATCAGAGGTGAAGTGAGACCCACAGACTCAGTTTACCTCACAGGCTGACACAttcaacaaccatctgtaactttatTTGAATAGCTAACATTGTTCTTCCTTTACTTAAAAAAGAAGTcaggctggatagatggctcagcggttaagagcactgactgctcttccagaggtcctgagttcaaatcccagcaaccacatggtggctcacaaccatctgtaatgggatctgatgccctcttctggtgtgtctgaagacagctgcagtgttcattaaataaatagtactttaaaaatgtattctatttttaattatgtatatgtctgtgtgcctgtgtggctatgtgcagggcagggcagggcaaggcAGGGCAAGGCAGGGCAGGAGCCTATGGAGTCCCTAAGAGGCTgacagatttcctggaactggagttccaggcagttgtgagccacccaacatgggtgctggagattgaactcagggcctctggagtAGTAGGCAttcttgaccactgaaccatctctccagtctcttgcaaattcaaaacaaaacaaaagcaaaaaatctttttttttgtttttttgttctttgttggttgttttgtttttttatcctGTGTGTCGTGGGGCTGTATGTGTGGGGCTGCATGTGCCATGGTGTAGTGACTGAAAGACAACATACAGGACTCAGGTGGTCGATtcctctgccatgtgggtcccagagaacaaactcaggtcgtcaaacttggcagcaagcaccattaccactgagccattttgctgccTCCAGattgtatttctgtatatttctCCCCACTTTATGTCTGTAAAGTTttagggctgaagagacagctcggctgttaaaggctagactcacaaCCGGCTTTATGTTTGTAAAGTTTCATACTAGAATGTTCACAAATGAATGGATTCACAAGCAGAGAGATACCTCTACACCTCGCCAGGATAACTGATCCTCGCCAATGGCTGACGAGGACATCGGCAGCCTGAGTTCTTCTCCATTGGTGGGAACACCTGGCACAGCCACCGCAGAAGACAGTCCAGTAGCTTCTCCCAAAATTATAGTCTTACCACAATGACCCAGAGAATGGGTGATGACCAACTGATTTGAGGATGTCTGTCCCTGCGGAGTGAGCACGTGTGGCTGCTTATGTCAGTTTTATGACCTGCAACAGGGCGGATGTTCCACTCCTGTGACAGGACACCTCGGACAGTTGCCCAGAGGAAGGCTTAGGGCGTTTCATGGCTTCAGGTTTCAGTTCGCTGTTGTTCCACTCTGGTTGGAACCTCTGTCAGAGGGAACCTGTCCAATTCATGGCTGTGAAACTTTCATGAAACGTGAAAAAAGATGAAGATCCAGGATCTGAATGTCCAGGAACTGTCCCCTGCAAGAAGAGTGACCTCACCTTAGAAGGCCCCACATCCGAGAGCTTCCATTCTTCCTAGTAAGTAGTGGCGTGAACTGGGGGAACCAAACCTTCAACACGTGACTCTTTGGGGAGAGAGTCAGGATTCAAGCATAGTACACTCCTGGAATCCCAGAGCTCAGTCAGAGACTGAGGACCAtagccatgagtttgaggtcaggctggATAACAGAGCCAGACTTCGTCTCAAATGTAATTTACAAACTATCATGCCCTTCGATGGGTGAATAGGAACAGGTGGGTGTCATGGTTCCTGcagttaatcccagcacttgggaggtgaggcaggcagaactcAGAATTTAAGACCATCTAGTCTACACAGAAAATTtgaggacagtcagagctacatagaaagactctatttcaaaaagaaaaaaaaaaaggtgtctgGATGAATTAATTGTGGTGTATCCaaacaatggaattttactcGGCAACATAGAAATCATATGTCTAGCATAAAGTATCAcaggtaaaatattttttattttaattattattgtatacatattgatgttttgcctccatgtatgtctatgcaccacatgcgTGCCTAATGCCCTTGGTGGCCAGAGAGAGTGAGCCTCCATAATGGTGGTGGGGAGAGAGCCTCTAGAAGAGCTCTCTAActgccgagccatttctccatacAACGATGACatagatgaattttttttcttactttgtattaattatttgtgaatttcacatcaggCACCTCAATCCTATTCATCTCCCCgttcttctgccctctgcccttgcaccctctccatgaaaagaaaataaaaaataaaaaacatctcATTCTGGGAGCTGTAGTGTGtcgcagtgtgtcccacagtatgcCCTTTTGTCtatacatctttacttgcaaatgttcattgcaatgagtcattggtctggatCAAGACTTCTCTCTGCCTACACTGTCAACACTGGATCCTCGGTGGCactcctcttggatatcttgtcgttgctctgtgtcatggagatcctgcaattttggatctgcaggaccagctcCTTCACATgcagttcacagatggggtagatgtcGGGATGAGCCAACTCATAACCCTGGCTCTGGGCCTGGGTGGCAACTGTGttagcctgccagctctcctgtacccacagcaccagggcaaactctccagcactgcccgAGCTAACTCACACAAAACTGCCGCTGGcagggggcagggccagctctcctgctcccatgCCACTgaggccagctctgcacagctctTGGACATCAACATGCTCCCAAGGGGCAGCCTAGACCAGGGACACCCACATGGCTTTTGGTGGTAGCATGAgccacagacatagacacagacacctCCTGTTGCACggtcacagacccagacatggccctcagcagcagcatgggCAGGGACTTCATCATAGCCTCACGTGGCAGGGCAGGCAGCTCACATCAGGCTCCTCTCCACCctcacatctccagctctgcctctcttcGTAGTGCTCGAACCATTCCACTTCTCCTGTGTCCCATCTCTTCACCACGTACTTGCACATCAGAGTGGGGCCCGGTGTGAGTGGACCTCTCAGCATAAATAAATCTGAAGTGTGTGATGCTAAGTGAAGAAAAGCTACAGTGTGTATGATCCCCACAGCGCAGCTTGCTGGAAAAGGGAAATTTCCAGAAGACTGGCAGGTGGCGAGGGGTCAGGAGATTGCTTAGGGGTCTGGGGTGGAGCAGGGTTATTCAAGTCTAGGCAGTGTTTTTAGGAGGCTGAGACTGTTTCCTATGATTCTATGAGGGTGAGCGGAAGACATTGACTATTCACCAGTGAGCAAACTTTAatgtgtgtaatttttaaaaattaatctagaCGGTAGGATGCCGTGATGGAGCATGGAGAACAAGCAAAGAATCAACTTGGTTCAAAGATACGGAAAGAGTGCCACTCTGGGAGTGAGCCACTGCTGACTTAGAACTGAGTTGATCCTGGAAGCCCAAAGGCCACAGGGCACTTGAGCTCGGGAGCCGGGCAGTGAGCCTGTTCCTGGGCAAGCACAGATCAGCAGCTGGGAAACCCAGGATCTCCGCAGTCTGCTCGTGGGCAGCTTCCCTTCTAGCCCCGACCTATTCCAATTGGGATCTTTCCGAACATATGCACTAGAGGCTCTTTTTCGAGAGCATGGGGCACACGCTCTCAGTGTCAGCAGACACATTGTCACTAAGACCTCCTCTGGTGACCTTCACCATCCATATGCAGAGGCTTGAGTGGGTGTGGGGAGCAGTGAGCATCTGACCCCGCCTGCTTTCCCATCAATTTTGGGGTTGCCACTCCCAGCTCCCCGCAGAGACATCTTCTCGTGGATGGTACCTCTGTGTCAGCTTCTGGAAAAGTCACGGGGCTCAGGCAACTCAAGGCTGGAGGCTTGGCAGTAGGGATCACTTAATTGAGGATTAAGGATTAATTGGGATCTGCAGGATGTGTGGTGCTGAGGCTGCTGAAGCCAGCAGTGGCACCTCAGAGTCCAGATGCCGCTCAGGAAGCTGGGGCTGCCTCTTTGCTCTACCTGAGACCATCCCGTGAGGATCAGTGTGCCCCCAACTCCTATTCATTAGTGTGTGTGAGTCAGAAATTGGCAGCTGACGTCGTCTTCCccactgtcttcctcctcttcattatTTGAGACTTTGTAATCTTGCcccatgtcttagggttttactgctgtgcacag
Encoded proteins:
- the Cdk2ap2 gene encoding cyclin-dependent kinase 2-associated protein 2 isoform X3, with translation MKKHAFGAGSVPSPSGSVPGAAAPFRPLFNDFGPPSMGYVQAMKPPGSQGSQSTYTDLLSVIEEMGKEIRPTYAGSKSAMERLKRGIIHARALVRECLAETERNART
- the Cdk2ap2 gene encoding cyclin-dependent kinase 2-associated protein 2 isoform X2, giving the protein MSYKPIAPAPSSTPGSSTPGPGTPVPTAGSVPSPSGSVPGAAAPFRPLFNDFGPPSMGYVQAMKPPGSQGSQSTYTDLLSVIEEMGKEIRPTYAGSKSAMERLKRGVLRGHRESRL
- the Cdk2ap2 gene encoding cyclin-dependent kinase 2-associated protein 2 isoform X1 — its product is MSYKPIAPAPSSTPGSSTPGPGTPVPTAGSVPSPSGSVPGAAAPFRPLFNDFGPPSMGYVQAMKPPGSQGSQSTYTDLLSVIEEMGKEIRPTYAGSKSAMERLKRGIIHARALVRECLAETERNART